DNA from Rosa rugosa chromosome 6, drRosRugo1.1, whole genome shotgun sequence:
CGCCTAGACTTGACTGAAAGGCCTACGTCGAAAATAGAAGCTAGAGAGAGCAGAGACTAGAGACCAGAGCAAAAATGGGGGATTTGTACGCTTTGGATTTCGACGGAGTTCTGTGCGATAGCTGCGGAGAGAGCTATGCCTCTGCTGCCAAGGTAGTGTTGGTGTTTATATTATTCCAATGTTCCAAGTTTTTTACTTGAAAGATGGTTAATTTGATTGAACGGTAATGTGTAGGCTGCTAAAGTGATATGGCCAACGCTATTCAACGATGTGGATTCAAGTTTAGAGGATTGGGTTGTAGATCAAATCCGCATCGTAAGCAAGGACTAAAATATTCTCCTTAATTTCTTGAAATTTCTGTTTTTGACGAGCACCAATATTATTGATCACATCTTTTGATTTTTAGTTGATTATACAACTTTTATTGATGACATCTCTATGACAATTTCTTATATGTGTCAAGTTCTTTCTTTTCCCATGTTTATAGCCTTATAGGGATTCCAATAAGCTAGCTCATAAGTAGTTTCACGGTTGCAAGTATCATGGAGTGGGCATGTCCCTCCAGTATTTGATGAATTCTTTTGTAATACCTAGTCTTCATCATTGAAATTTGACGtcctttgattaaaaaaaaaaaaaaacgtatccACAATTTTGGTAAAATATCTTATATTTTAtcgaaaatttttttttccgaatTATCGATATTTTCATGACTTTCGATATTTTGGTCACACAAAAACCCATGTTGCTATGTTATTAACGACTCTGATGTGGAACAATGAATGATGAATTAGGTGCGACCTGTGCTGCAAAACTGGTATGACAATCTTCTACTTGTGAGGTTACTTTTGGAAATGAGGCTTCCTTCTATAAGGAAGTCGTCAGTTGCAGAAGGGCTCACGGTGGAAGGGATAGTGGAGAATTGGTCAGGGTTGAGCAATCTGATTTTGAAGGAATGGGGTGAGGATAAGGATGCTCTTGTAAAATTATATTTCCAGGTCAGGGATGAGTGGAAGGTTCAGGACTTGAAAACTTGGATTGGTACAAATAGGTGAGAGGGAAATTCAAAGTCTTGTTGGATTGGTTTTTGGTTAGCATACTTTTGGTTTATTGTCATGCATAATCGAGTAGGAGTGGCTTTGGTTGCAGATTGTATCCAGGTGTTGCTGATGCTCTTAAATCGGCAACCTCAACCATTTACATTGTCACTGGGAAACAGGTGTGGATCTTACACAAGCATTCATTTTGTTTTGgcataatttccaaaatatttCCGAAACTTGATTATAATTGTCAATCTACACTTCAAACGTCTAAttgcaaaattttttttttgagaatgactAAAGTTTTATTCAAATAAGATAAAGATTACACCATATGGGAAAAATCGGTGGAGGAAAATTCCCCACTCTCTTCCCTACTAGAACGAGTTACGGGTCTATCATCACCgatgacatccatgagccaagAGGGCCCAATCCCGAACCAACTATGACGCCCATTTAACCGGGCTACAAACTGAGCAACACCATGAGCAGCACCATTTGCCACCCTAGAAACATGATGAACACTTCGAATACCGACATACCCCAGTAAGAATTTAATCTTCTCTACTAACACTCCTTCCCCTGCCAGACAATCCTCCTCCCTGTTTATCAAATTAACAGCCTCCAAACAATCGGTTTCCACCCTCTCAGGCCGCCAACCATGCTCTATCATCATCTCAAGCCCCAGGATCACTGCCTGCAACTCAGCAGCACAAGGCTTAAGGCGGCTTTGGAGCCGCTCACCCACCGCAAGTAGTAGTTCACCATCACTTCCCCTTATAACACAACCTATGCCCACCTGATTTCCATTATCAAGGACAGATGCATCACAATTAAGTTTCATCATACCTTGAGATGGAGGAGACCACCTAGCCTGAACAATGGGATTAGACATTGTACCACACCTGCCTACCTGCTCTCGTACTTGCACCGCAAGCAAGTTATTCCAAATAGAATAACATTGCTCATAAATGATCACTGCAGGTCTAGGTTGACCCCCATGCACTATCACGTTCCTTTCTTTCCAATTATTCCACATCATAATAACCAAAAGTTTAACTTCATCCACTGTCAGAACTTGAATAGCATAATCAAGATAGGAGGAAAAGTCAGTCCACATACCCGGTTCCAATTTCGAATAAAATCTCGCCCTTTCCAACACCGCAACACTAAAAGAACACTCCCATGTTACGTGCAAAGGCGTTTCATTAGCTAATTGACACCTCGGACACAGTGAACTGTTCGAAATACGTCTCTGGTAAAGTGACCACATACACGGCATAAAACCAGTCGAACATCTCCATAGAAAATGACTCATCTTAGGAGGGATTTTGAGTTTCCAAAGATGTTTCCAATGATCCGAAACCACCGGTACTGGTTGCTGTCCATTCCTTTCCAATCTAGATTCTTTCATTGCCAACCAGTACGCACTCTTCACTGAAAACTTCCCATGCTTGTTTTGATTCCAAATCATTCTATCCTGACCAGTAAATCGAGTGAGAGGTATTTCAAGAATAGCTTCCACCTCCTGACATGTACCAATCTGCTCCAAGCGTTGTACCTCCCAACCACCCTCCTCCGAGATCAGCTCCGCAACTCGCATATTTAAATCCAATCCCGTTTTCCAGGTCACACCAAAACCTTGAATACTCGGAACCCAAGGATCCTGAAATACTCTGACACTACGACCATTACAGATTCTCCACCTTAACCCTTTAACAAGCCACTCC
Protein-coding regions in this window:
- the LOC133715871 gene encoding uncharacterized protein LOC133715871 isoform X3; amino-acid sequence: MGDLYALDFDGVLCDSCGESYASAAKVRPVLQNWYDNLLLVRLLLEMRLPSIRKSSVAEGLTVEGIVENWSGLSNLILKEWGEDKDALVKLYFQVRDEWKVQDLKTWIGTNRSGFGCRLYPGVADALKSATSTIYIVTGKQSPFAEVILQEFAKDTIPPERILGVARCSHKIEILKQLQEKAEHQGLKLHFVEDRLATLKEAITEPELDGWNLYLSGWGYNTQKEKDEAATIPRIQILQLSDFNTKLK
- the LOC133715871 gene encoding uncharacterized protein LOC133715871 isoform X1, whose translation is MGDLYALDFDGVLCDSCGESYASAAKAAKVIWPTLFNDVDSSLEDWVVDQIRIVRPVLQNWYDNLLLVRLLLEMRLPSIRKSSVAEGLTVEGIVENWSGLSNLILKEWGEDKDALVKLYFQVRDEWKVQDLKTWIGTNRSGFGCRLYPGVADALKSATSTIYIVTGKQSPFAEVILQEFAKDTIPPERILGVARCSHKIEILKQLQEKAEHQGLKLHFVEDRLATLKEAITEPELDGWNLYLSGWGYNTQKEKDEAATIPRIQILQLSDFNTKLK
- the LOC133715871 gene encoding uncharacterized protein LOC133715871 isoform X2, which translates into the protein MGDLYALDFDGVLCDSCGESYASAAKAAKVIWPTLFNDVDSSLEDWVVDQIRIVRPVLQNWYDNLLLVRLLLEMRLPSIRKSSVAEGLTVEGIVENWSGLSNLILKEWGEDKDALVKLYFQVRDEWKVQDLKTWIGTNRLYPGVADALKSATSTIYIVTGKQSPFAEVILQEFAKDTIPPERILGVARCSHKIEILKQLQEKAEHQGLKLHFVEDRLATLKEAITEPELDGWNLYLSGWGYNTQKEKDEAATIPRIQILQLSDFNTKLK
- the LOC133715871 gene encoding uncharacterized protein LOC133715871 isoform X4, with the protein product MGDLYALDFDGVLCDSCGESYASAAKAAKVIWPTLFNDVDSSLEDWVVDQIRIVRPVLQNWYDNLLLVRLLLEMRLPSIRKSSVAEGLTVEGIVENWSGLSNLILKEWGEDKDALVKLYFQVRDEWKVQDLKTWIGTNRSGFGCRLYPGVADALKSATSTIYIVTGKQSPFAEVILQEFAKDTIPPERILGVARCSHKIEILKQLQEKAEHQGLKLQ